Genomic DNA from Solanum pennellii chromosome 3, SPENNV200:
tatcaaatctTAACAATTAACCCGATAACAATCAATAACTGATAAACCGATTACTGATAAGTCAATATCTTAATGATTCGTAATGATTTAGCATGTTTACAAATCGATGACCGATAAATCGAACTGAACCGATCAATACATAACCCTATTTctaatattgagaaaaaaattaattaattattcaaacaCAAATTACTACTCTccaaaagtttttaaaaattatcttaCAAAACTTCTTGTAAACAGATAATGGAAGTTTGACCAAGTGGCTCCTCAAGATATAGTTTCCGTTTGGATTaacttattttaggtgtttttaaatcaaaatagtttaaagtcaaaataataaaaataaaccaaaaaccAATTCAAACACGTTCATAATTAGTTTAATCTATCAAAAAGCAAAAACATTGACCAATTCAAATTGGGGCTTATTTTCCAAAAAGAGGAGGATGAGAAATAGCTTACGCGACCTAGACTCGATGCAGGTAAGTATTATATAGACCAATTCTTAGGCTAAGTTTTACCCCTTCAATCGTcttgttgttttaatttttttccttttccgtTTGACACGCAAATCTAGACTCTTTGGACTACAATCAACATTGAATTTCCATATTATACTTGATGCCTTATGATGCATTAAGTGTTTCCAACCCTTTTACGATCTATAGATCACacgaaaataattttataatttataaatttataaaaaattgaaacgtAACAAGAACATTGTGTATGTATAAGTAATGTTTATTAAATCCATTACAGAGgttaaaaaaaacaagattGCCTGCAATCTgcttaaataataaaaactacaAGTACAAATAAATTTGCTCTTCATCAATATCAATATCTGCCACTGTTACTTGTCAAGACACCTCGATCAAGAAAATACCAATATCTATTTCTACTTATATCAATTGGGTGCATTTCAGTTAACAAAATGCAGATTATCTCGAATCTGAACTCGACAATcttgtttttaaaaaacaaaaaaaaaaacaattcgtATACACTGAtagtttaaaagttaatttcGCGCCTCTCAGCGAAGAACTTACCACTCACAAATTGATCAGGGAGCAAAGCAAGCCATACAGCAGTATCAGCAGCTTCTTCAATAGTAACATGCCCTGCCCAGCCAGTCATAGCAGTTTTCACCCATCCCGGACAATAacaatttatgtatattttttcacCTTCTGGTCGTTCCTCGAATATCCTCGCCATTAACCTTGTGTAGGCATTAACTGCTAGCTTTGACAATGAGTAGTCTGTGAACACATGAGGCCATCCTCCTGATTCCCAAGTTCCATCTTTTACTTGCTCCAAAAATGTGCTCATAGTTTTATCGATAACTTCCTCAGACAGCGTATCCACGTTTTCTAATTGTTCTCTCACTGCTACATTTGAAATTCCCTGGTAGCATCAACCAGAAATGTGCAATAGCAGACATGAAAGAAACAGAGTCAGGCCCTAAACGCGAGGGtatgttaaaaaaaagatatgagTTGATCACACACTGTAATGTTCTAATGAAATAGCGGAGGTGTTACTTACATTTCGTTTGCTATTAAGTCTACCCAATCGCGAGGTGACACTAACAATACGAGAACCAGCAGGGGAAGGCCTCATCAACGGAGTAAGTGCTTTGATCATGTTTTTGGTGCCAAAATAGTTAACTTGGATTACCATTTCAGAAAATTCAACAGAATTATCTTTTCCGCAATTGAAATTGACTCCTGCATTGTTGATctacatacatatcatcattagctttatttatgaaagtaaaataaatttctaaaaacGAACAAAATTAATTACCAGTATATCTAGGCCACCATATGTTTCTTTAATCCAATCACAAAATGTTTGAATCGATACAGGATCCACAATATCCAATTGATGAAATGCCACATTTAGACCTCCTTCCTGAAAGACTTTCACTGCTTCTTCTCCAACAGCTGTCTCTCGCGACGTGAGAACAACAGTAACGCCATGTGATGCAAGCTGATGTGCAATTTCAAATCCAATCCCTCTATTTGCGCCCGTAACAACCGCAATCGTTTCAGATGACCACCATCTATAAAATCATGCAAAACACGAAcgctcaaaataaaaatatatcagaTCAAACACATTCTGAACTCACTAACTTTAAATCCTAGATTCGCCTCTGCTCGAGAAGCtaacatgaatttaattttttatttaaaaaaaaaaggtagatGTTTAAAAAGAAGAGACCTTTGGTAATCAGAATAGGGAATAGTACGTAGAAGGGAGATTTCTTGGcgtcttttctcctttttttcctttGCCCTTTCCTTTTTATCCATTATTATTACTagtattattttcaattttgattctGATTCCGATAAATTAAGTCGTAtctgtctatctatctatctattcTGCAGCTGCATTAATTCATTCACTAATCTCTTAGAGAGAAAGAAAGGTAGCTAGGAGAAGAGATGTAACAGAAACACCGAAATTCTTCCGATATATTTGGAGCAATTCTAGAGCGTTCGTTTCAACAATATTCATTGGTTCTAAacgaaacaaaaataaatttcaaggCGATTTTCTAAACACAGGTAAACATTTAAGAAAGATAacctcaaaaaaataaatatatacaaagtcTTTTGTGTATATCGtgtttatcttattattattttttttattataaaatgaaatttgtatCGCATATTGTTGAATTTATCATATTTACTTCGAGAATTTTTGCTTGAGTTGTAAAGGGATTTAAAGGCCGGCCTTGTTTTAACAAATTAATAGTTTTCtttaataagttatttattgtctcaaattttttatttacttttatggTTCGtgaaatattataatatgaaaatagaGGTAAAAGTAATGATCTGCAATGTTATGTCATATATacataacataaatttatatttttatattataatattttacaaattatCTCGTGCCgtataaaatttgtattcttgtaaataaatgtatgataattaaaaataaaaatttaagaccAATCTATTcgaagaataaaattaaaaatgagtacatttataaaccaaaaatcgactatttttactttttttgttctGTTTAATTTGGGATCAACTTCGGGTTGAATTATACCCGAATAAAGAAAGTGTTCACGGACGGGTATAGTGGATGTTACAACGCCACGCCATTAGGCAAAAACCACCTGTTAAACCCCAATCGAGATCAAATTTGGAGTTTCCATTGATTCTCAATAGAGATTAATTAGTTGCTCGCTGCAGAGAAAAAATGGCGAATTTGCGAAGGGCACTTCTCTTCACCATTCCTCGAATCATCAATTCCTCTAAAACAGCATCTGTTGCAACCTCCACACTCCAGTCTCACAATCTCTACAGGTACAGAAATCTACCTCGTCTTACCCACTGTATGTTTGTTATGTgttgaaaaatatctttttgtATGCTCAATTAGGCCTTTAGCTGGAACATTTTCGcgttttatttcttctaatgaGACTTCATCGCCGATGAAAATCGATCTTTCCGACGAAGAGAGCAAAAGACGTTTGTTTAACAGGTGGatttgagttttttctttttcgatATTTGAGACTCTGGGTTATATGATCCTCCGGGCGGCGGACTGGTTCATGATATCTTATTggtgtttttattttgttatgtatatagGCTTATTTATCGTAGTAAACAGAGAGGTTACCTGGAGCTAGACCTTGTTCTTGGAAAATGGGTGGAGGAACATATACAATCCATGGATGAAAATGGAATTAAGTCCCTTGTTCATGTCCTTGACCTGGTaactctttttatattttttcattataattatttttatgttttcgcGTTCTCATATGGATTTTATCATGGTGTATGTCAATAATTAGATATCATAACTTTTGCTGCTCTAGCTCGTAGTAGGAGTTCTATGATCTTGATTTGAAGTGAATAATCTAGAAATTTTCTGCTATGTTATTGTTAGCCTGACATCTTCTAttaaaccttaaccctaaagTTTGACAAAGATGTGGAATTGTCAGCGATGGCTCTCGTCTCCAGCAAAGAAGAACAAAATAGATCGAAAATCCTCCATCAGTAGATCCTCAATGTCATCAATCTGCCATTGCTGACTTCTTTAGATTTAAATACGTTGTGCCTCAATTTAAGCTCAAATAAACCACATTCTGCAGCTCAGTTTTTCTTTGAGAAAATTCTGCAGCTCAGTTTCACACATGCTCAAACTGGTGGTCGAGTTTTCAAGCTTGATCTTCATAAAACTAGATGATTAAATCTGAATACAATTAAACAAAGAATGGCATTTTCTCCGAATTGAACCTTGTATATGTCATGTAAATTGTCTCTTAAAGGGAAATCAGGCAAGCTTCTGCGAACATTAAGAATCAACCCGATGTTAATCAAGACTTATAATAGCCTACTTGTACTGGTTGGAGTCTGCCACAACAGGTGTCTGCAGTTCTCAccttcttttccctttcctAGTCCCGTCGCATCAGAGACTAAGACTCCTGCAAATAAATTGGCCCTTTCTTACTCTCTGTATTGAACCCCAGTGGTAATAACTTCTTCATGTTCGACTTGGGATCAAATGATATGACTTTCATCGATTTTTTTGTTGCTTGCTAGCAGTTCCTTGGTCATTGATGAATTACATTCTTGTTCTGAAGAGTAGACATTTCTTTGTTGGTTCGTGGTTGAAAAATTAAGCTTTGCAAACTTCTGAGGAAGTAGAAGCAGAACAGAGTACAGCACCAAGGTCAAATTATATGGGTTTAAAACTGATTTAACAGCTTATCTAAACATGCTCATTATGAGatcattactttttttttaaccgAAACTAACTGGAGGTTGTAACCTACTACTTTAGGATTGTTTGGGATGTTTTTTGTTTAACATGAATATAGAATGATGTGGGTTGGGAGTTTGGGATATAGTTAAGGGATACTTTTGGCCATTGACTCTCATTTGACTGTGCTCAAAGGATGTATATTGATTagaaagttttgatttttattttttacttgagTAGATTGAACAGAATTCTGCAGTAATTTCATCAAGTTCAGTATTGGCGATTTTACTGTTTGtgcatcattttattttattggataACATGTCCACTTTCTttagtatttctatattacTTTGTTTCTTGAATGTGAGGGCGGTAGGATTAAGTCAGAAGAAGGGTAAGCTTGGCTTCAGGGTTTAGGAGGAGCAAGCATAATTTTGGGGAGGTGGATCCTTGACTATTTGAGCTAATGCCTTGGGCTAACATGAGTGTCTTGCTTCTTGGTGTTTTAGTTTTAGCAAACGATAGTCGGCCTTCCCTGCATAAACTTTTACTTGTGCTTTTAACTGCTTAGTCAGCATTGGGCTTAATCTTTCTTATTACTATTACTTACGAAGGAAAGTACTGTACCATGTGAGTATTTGCTTCTTTTTGTGTTCCTACTTTGCCCATCCCCCCACTCACCCCATATTAAGAGAGTAAAACATTATGTTATGCATATCCCTTATAACATGTAAGAATTGGGTAGTTGGATGTATGAGTTCCTACTTATTTTTTGTGGCCGAGTTTGGACTCAAAATCCTCCCCCTTCACCCCAGGGAACTCAGAAACATGTTGGGTAAAGGGAAACCAAGAAGTTAAGGAGTGTAAGATTAAGGCATACAAAAAGGAGTCAGGAGAAAAAGGATTAGATTAAGAGGTGGGAAGGTTGGTTGAGGATTAGAATGTGACCAGTCCAGTCTAATATATTCAGCAATCATAGAATATATGCACCACATTGACTTGATATTAAcaatcatcaaaatatataaagcTTATTTAGAATATATCTGCGTACATTAAGAATCAACCCGATGTTAACCAAGACTTGTAATAGCCTAGTTGTACTGGTTGGAGTCTGCCACAATAGGTGTCTGCAGTTCTCACTGTCTTTTCCCTTTCCTACTCCCGTCAGATCATCCTGCAAATAAATTGGCACTATCTTACCCTCTATATGAACCCAGTGGTTATAACTTCTTCATGTTCGACTTGGGATCAAATGATTGACTTTCATcgatttttttgttgtttgctAGCAGTTCCTTGGTCATTGATAAAATTACATTCTTGTCTGAAGAGTAGGCATTTTTTTGTTGGTTCGTGGTTGAAAAATTAAGCTTTGCAAACTTCTAAGAAAGTAGCAGCAGAACAGAGAAGCACCAAGGTCAAATTATATGGGTTTAAAACTGATTTAACAGCTTATCTAAACATGCACATTATGAGatcattactttttttttaaccaaaactaACTGGAGGATGTAACTTACTACTTTTTAGGATTGTTTGGGATGTTTTTTGTTTAACGTGAATATAGAATCATGTGGGTTGGGTTTGGGGTATAGTGAAGGTATACTTTTAGCCATTTACTCTCATTTTTACCGTGCTCATAGGATGTATATTGATTAGCAagtttcgattttttttttacttgagtAGACTGTGAACGGAATTGTGCAGTAATTTCATAAAGTTCAGTATTGGCAATTTTACTGTTTGTGCGTCTACTTTGTTTTATAGGATAACATGTCCaccttctttatttcttattattactttttttcctGAATGTGAGGGCGGTGGATCCTTGACTATTTGAGCTAATGCCTTGGGCTAACATGAGTGTCTTGCTTCttggtgtttttaatttttagtaaaCGATAGTCGGCCCTCCCCTGCATAAACTTTTACTGGTACTTTTAACTGCTTAGTCAGCATTGGGCTTAATCTTTGTTAGAAAGTACTGTACCATGTCAGTATTTGCTTCTTTTTGTGTTCCTACTCTGCCTATCCCCCACTCACCCCTAATTAAGAGAGTAAATATTATGTTATGCATATCCCTTATAGCATGTAATAATTGGGTAGTTGGATGTATGAGTTCCTACTTATTTTTTGTGGCTGAATTTGGACACAAAATCCTCCCCCTTCACGCCAGGGAACTCGGAAACATGTTGGGTAAAGGAAAACCAAGAAGTTAAAGGAGTGTAAGATTAAGGCATACAAAAAGTGAGGCAGGAGAAAAAGGATTAGATTAAGAGGTGGGAAGGTTGGTTGGGGATTAGAATGTGACCAGTCCAGTCTGATATATTCAGCAATCATAGAATATATGCACCACACTGACTTGATATTAACAATCATCAGAATATAtaagttacaattttttttcaaatgccATAATTTGAAATGCAATGTTTACAAATTGTATTCTCTCTGATTCTCCCGATGATGGTTTTCTCATCCTTTTCCATCAGTTAATATCTTTCTCAACCCTCTTTGCTTTGCCCCACTCCCTCCTCCaacaaaataatgaagaaaaacaaacacAAATAATCTGTTTAGATGCAGTTGAATGGTCGTAACTGGTCAAATCTCCTTTGTGAACATTAACTAGAGCCGTCTTATTCAGTTTATTCTATTTATATCTGTAGGAGAATCCAGATTTGTGGAAGTGGCTGACTGGTCAGGAGCAACCCCCAGATGCAATAAGCACAAATCCTGTGAGCCTTGAACCTTGTAGAATGATACTTCATTCGATTGTTTTATTTGAACATATAATTCATCTGATGTGTACTTGTGGTGTAGGTGTTTTCTGCTGTGCATGAAAAGGTTATGAACAACCTTAACAATCATACTTCTCCCGAGACTCGTGCTGTTCCAGGAAAACCTTGGGTGAGAGGGTGGGATGATATCAAGAGAGGCCGTGATGCACCTATAGCTGGGAACCAGTAGTTATTTTTCTGCTTGAAGGTGTCAAAGAAGAACTGATTTGTAGTCTTGTATAAGGACTCGTTATTACTATGTATGCTTTTTACTCAATAAATAATAGGATCTCAGTTCTGTTTGAATAAGACCTCAGTAATGTGATGTTAGATGCTGAGTGCTAGCCTTACCTGCACCCATATTCTTATTGCTAGCCTATGATAAAACCTTTGATGTAAAAGCATTTCTTTGGTTAGCTCATGTAATTGCTTCATAACTATCACTGGAACATTATAATAGCTTGATTGCTACATAACTAGTATTGGAACATTATAATAGCTTGATTGCTacataactattattgtaataTTATAATAGCTTGATTTCCTGTGGTGTTTGCCGATTCGTATAAGTAGTTAAAAAGGGGCAATTTTAGGTCATTAAGTGTTGGGTTCAAGGAAAGATCGGATCATAAGGATCTATTGTAtacgtttctttttttttatatatcaccCAAATTATTGCTACCTTatctaccttttttttttttttaatatgagcCAACAAAAGGTAAAGTCGAAACAAACAGGGATATCCTCTATCTCCCCCTTTGTagtaagagaaataaaaatgtTGATTTCAGGGAAATCCATTACAATTTCCGCTCTACTTCTCATCCTCTTCGCGGCGTCTTCCCTGTGCTTCACCGTCAGCATTGCTTCAGAATCCGGCGACCCAATACCTACTATATGGCCGGAGCAATTTCATTCGGTTCTCTTTATGAACAACAGCAAGGGGAATCTTCAAATCGTTGATTTGTGGTACGATTACCCTAACGGCCGGAACTTCAACATTATCCAAAATCAATTGGGTAAACTCCTTTATGATTTGGAATGGAATAACCACACTTCGTTCTACTACACTTTGGACGGTAACAAAGAGTGCAGGGTCATGCATTTTCCGGTGGGACTCCTTAGACCCACTTGGCTACAAGACGGAAATTATCTGGGACAGAGATATATGGATGGATTTCTTTGCAATGTCTGGGAAAAAGTTGATTTCATCACCTACTACGAAGATGTTGTTACTAAGAGACCTGTTTACTGGGCTTTTTACACAGGTAATGACTTAAACTAGAAGTGTTTGAAGTTTTTAGAGTACATTGTGAAatttacttataaaaaaatttggcaaaacagaaaaaaataattttcgtGTCATAAACTGTGTGAatgaaatttactcatatgaacATTGTAAATTCAGTAAATTTCAATGATTTGTGTAGAGTTTGCTCGTACGTTCGgtgtatataacttttttttctcaaatgtATTTGAACATTTGGGGTAAATTGCATCCTTTTGGTGAGACATAACAAGAGTTATTAACGAAAAAATTTTGGGTTGGTGTAGGTATGATTGCACATGTAATGACATTTGAAGTAGGAAAAGTGCTAGAGGATCCAAATTGGCAAGCCCCTGTTTACTGTTTCAAAGaggcaaaagaagaagaagagatatcaTCTCCTGTTAGGTTGGTTACTGATAATGATGTTTCCATTGGTAGACTCATGGGAGCAGCTATGGATGTTTCTTTACTGCTCTAATTCTTGTTGCATTTCCATGTTTGTTCTTCATGATGTTGTTCCTTTGAACCATAGCACGAACTGGTAACAACTTATCTGTATTCATGTTTATACCAAGCCAATAAATGAACGATATATatctacacaaaaaaaaaaatagcaatcAACTTAGAACCATGATTAATTAGTAAATTTACATAATCTAAGGATAAAGCTTGCGGCATTTGCGCGAACTATTGATGCTCAATACTCACTTATTGCAGCAACTAGTATAGCTGTTAGTGGTGACTAAAGTTGCTGCTAATACATACTATTAATGTTAATATTAGGAGCACAAAAGTAACTATGAAAACATATTTATTGGCaactaatattaatatttgcGGCAGAAAAGTTGCCAACTTAGGCAACAAATATGTGTATTCGCGGCGACTAAGTCATCACGAatgagtttttaaaaaaaaatgtaaatatgcATGTTGATTTTCGTGAACTTCTCTTTGACCTGAAATTTTGTGAGTCTATACGTCTTACCaggtttataatttatttttgacgTGTCAATATTCATTCATGGATTATCTTTTTTCGTGGATATTGatacatattaattttttagaattcattgtaaatttcaattttttcttttcttctatgaCTAGTGATGTTGCTTTGGCCACACATAAAGACTTCTACAAGTGCTTTCATTTTTTGTCGTCTCAACTCTTAAGAGAATTCGACTTACTTCTATTATGACATtgagtttgttttttttcttagcAAAGTAGTAATGATGTGATGAAAGACAATTAGTATAGTgacatcttttttctttttaataaacgGACCATTCAACATCATAATACCATTGCCCCCACTTGCGTTACCAAAAGAGTGCAGTTGAAATTGAGAGGTCTTTTGAAAACGTGATAGAATTGATGTTCTGAGAATAACAAAGAGTAATTGGCCATTCCATTTAGCATTTGAGGAATTCATATGCAAGAGATTTGAATTATTTGACGCAAAGTTCTATAGAAAACAATCTGtctacctcatattagacaagCGTAGAGTTTGTGTTCACGCTATCCTCCCAGACATTACTTATGAGATCATATGTTGTTAACAAATAGTATTCTAATCATACCATGACATCTGTATATTTAGCATACTTAAAGACTGATTCAGACTCAATACTTTTCAGGTCTTCTTTTGCATACAACAGTTTGTTTAAACAAAGACAAATTAGCAATTTCATATTTCCATCACTATAGAAGTGGAATATATAGAATGAATGGATAGAATAAACAATTATACATAGAAGAACTCCAACACAAAATTTAACAATCTCCTTGATGTGTTAAACAGAAGATGATGACATTGTTATTGTGTCCACTTGAATCTAGGAGGTGTTGTTGACATAGAAGTATAAAGCAGCAAGTGCAACAACTCCAACTCCAATAGCAATAGGCAGTATGTTCCTACACCAACGGAGAATCATCGTTgatttgaattcaaattaattaacttaactGATAGAGAGAAGAGCAAGTATGAAAGATAGAAGTTACCCAACAGCCTCATCTCTCTTTAACTGTTCTTTCCGGGCCTTACGAACATCAGTGGAATTAGCATCTTTGGTTACTTTAGGTTCATACGCCCTGAATCTTCTTTTTGGAGCTCCACATACTGAATTCACAAATCAAATTGAAGTCTAAGAAATCTAAATCGCAACTTGCAATCTCAAGATCATAGCTAACAGTTAACATCAAGGAATGTGGTGGGATAATGGGATCTCTCTCCTTAACTAGAGGTCTCGGGTTTGAGACCTGGAAATGGAGAAACCTCTCGTAGGGAGAGGTTTCTACACGAAGTGGATTCGGATTAGTTAGGCTGACACCAGATTGCTATACCAAGAACAGAAAAATTGGGCAAAAAATAGTGAACCACCGGATAAGGGATTAACGGTCACAAAGCTAGTTGGCAGGATATTGGTAACTAATTGCGACAACAAGCTTCACTATTTTGCACAAATACAATCAAGATAATGTCAGATACTGAATTACTGATCTTCACATTCAATTATAACGTcgattattataaaaataacataccTGGACAGAAGTATTTGTCAGGTAATTTCTCAAAAGGAGTTTTGTCATTGTAAATATACCTGCGCGCATCATATTTATCACAAACATATCAGATTATGTAAGCAACacataaagaaagaaaaagagtccTTGACTACTACAAATCCAGAAAGTAGCAATCAGCCAATTTAGACTAATTCTGTTAGTTCAATTGATCAATTGAAGTGTAGTATATAcatcttataataatataaaatacagTCAGACCTCTCTATAACCGTCATTCTATAATAACATTTCACTAAAACTGTCTAGTTTTCATGTTGTGTTCTCcaaaataacatttcattataacaacCACAAGTAGTACTACTAGAGATAGCTTGATGGTATATATTGGATCTTGAATTCACATAACAAAAGGAAGTAGAAAGAACTCAGGGATTCTTAGTAAAAGAAGATTTACCCGCAATCCCGGCAAATAAAGGCTTGCTTGGAGGTAACGCGCATGGAGATTTTCGGGGCAGTAGCAGGAGATGCTCTAGAGAATGATGGAGGAGGGAGCAAGAGATGAACTGatggagaaaaaaatgaagattttaggGCTAAACCATTTGGTGCCTGTCTGAGGCCACCATTTGGGGCTAAATTAGCTGGAATTCTAGTGGGTACTTGCAGGGCCATTGCTTATACAAAATTGCCCTTTCTTCTAGCTCGACTCCCTTTGCAGTTTCTGCTGCTCGCTATCTGTTTGATAAAATGCCCAAACGAAGAAACAAGTAGTAGAAGAAGATTGAAAATAAGTGGGTGGTGATGTTTCAGTGGTAAAATTTGCGTTTCCCTTGTACATAATCCCTACAACTATCTACAAAACTGTACGTGGAACGCGTGGCTGTCGTTGTTTATTTTCGGAAAAAAATGGCTCAAATATGAAATCGAATTTTTAGAAAAGATTTGGCCCATTTATGTTATTACtgtttaagaaaagaattataattggtcacgtgtcaaaaatgattttgcaaaatcattattaaaaaaatgattcaaactTTTAACTAATGGTATAAATGAGATTTTTatgaaagttttattttgagccttttattttattttatgattttggtGTTCCAATCTATTTGTACTGAATCTCAAT
This window encodes:
- the LOC107014799 gene encoding carbonyl reductase [NADPH] 3-like; amino-acid sequence: MDKKERAKEKKEKRRQEISLLRTIPYSDYQRWWSSETIAVVTGANRGIGFEIAHQLASHGVTVVLTSRETAVGEEAVKVFQEGGLNVAFHQLDIVDPVSIQTFCDWIKETYGGLDILINNAGVNFNCGKDNSVEFSEMVIQVNYFGTKNMIKALTPLMRPSPAGSRIVSVTSRLGRLNSKRNGISNVAVREQLENVDTLSEEVIDKTMSTFLEQVKDGTWESGGWPHVFTDYSLSKLAVNAYTRLMARIFEERPEGEKIYINCYCPGWVKTAMTGWAGHVTIEEAADTAVWLALLPDQFVSGKFFAERREINF
- the LOC107014801 gene encoding succinate dehydrogenase assembly factor 2, mitochondrial isoform X1, coding for MANLRRALLFTIPRIINSSKTASVATSTLQSHNLYRPLAGTFSRFISSNETSSPMKIDLSDEESKRRLFNRLIYRSKQRGYLELDLVLGKWVEEHIQSMDENGIKSLVHVLDLENPDLWKWLTGQEQPPDAISTNPVFSAVHEKVMNNLNNHTSPETRAVPGKPWVRGWDDIKRGRDAPIAGNQ
- the LOC107014801 gene encoding succinate dehydrogenase assembly factor 2, mitochondrial isoform X2, which translates into the protein MANLRRALLFTIPRIINSSKTASVATSTLQSHNLYRLIYRSKQRGYLELDLVLGKWVEEHIQSMDENGIKSLVHVLDLENPDLWKWLTGQEQPPDAISTNPVFSAVHEKVMNNLNNHTSPETRAVPGKPWVRGWDDIKRGRDAPIAGNQ
- the LOC107014800 gene encoding uncharacterized protein At4g14100-like; protein product: MSQQKVKSKQTGISSISPFVVREIKMLISGKSITISALLLILFAASSLCFTVSIASESGDPIPTIWPEQFHSVLFMNNSKGNLQIVDLWYDYPNGRNFNIIQNQLGKLLYDLEWNNHTSFYYTLDGNKECRVMHFPVGLLRPTWLQDGNYLGQRYMDGFLCNVWEKVDFITYYEDVVTKRPVYWAFYTGMIAHVMTFEVGKVLEDPNWQAPVYCFKEAKEEEEISSPVRLVTDNDVSIGRLMGAAMDVSLLL
- the LOC107015402 gene encoding uncharacterized protein LOC107015402, producing MALQVPTRIPANLAPNGGLRQAPNGLALKSSFFSPSVHLLLPPPSFSRASPATAPKISMRVTSKQAFICRDCGYIYNDKTPFEKLPDKYFCPVCGAPKRRFRAYEPKVTKDANSTDVRKARKEQLKRDEAVGNILPIAIGVGVVALAALYFYVNNTS